Proteins encoded by one window of Vibrio panuliri:
- a CDS encoding AmpG family muropeptide MFS transporter yields MANASLSWVETVRSYLDKRLLWVFMLGCSSGFPWVLIGSNMSGWLKDAGLTRAAIGYFGSVFAVYAINFLWAPLVDRVKLPLLNRLLGQRRSWIFLCQSVVLVCTLFIAGVDPAQNLMLTSMLALCIALASATQDIAIDAYRIDTFPKSESSKLPQASAMAVIGWWTGYSLPGYLAFINADSIGWNGVYYGMAAIVGILLLFTLLVREPQTKRDQLQAEAEKRHGEVVKNPILAWLSVTVLEPFIDFFRRNGFRVALTLLLFVFLFKIGEAFLGRMSITFYKEIGFSNEQIGYYSKLIGWGLTMLFTLIGSMVNVKFGIVRGLMIGGTAMAASNLMFAWIAKVGPNETLFLATLVVDNFTSAFSTVAFVSFLTVVTGQAFSATQYALLASLGNFGRTTLASFSGELVDYLNDWSTFFILTALMVIPSLIMLYSLRHYFSDMLERASKQQD; encoded by the coding sequence ATGGCTAACGCTTCTCTGTCATGGGTAGAAACTGTTCGTAGTTACCTTGATAAACGCTTACTGTGGGTCTTTATGCTCGGCTGTTCGAGCGGCTTCCCTTGGGTCTTAATTGGCTCAAATATGTCAGGTTGGCTTAAAGACGCAGGGTTAACTCGTGCCGCTATCGGTTACTTTGGCAGCGTATTTGCCGTTTATGCGATTAACTTTCTCTGGGCTCCCCTTGTTGACCGAGTCAAGCTGCCATTACTGAATCGTCTTTTAGGTCAGCGTCGCAGCTGGATATTCCTTTGCCAGTCAGTTGTTTTGGTCTGCACCCTATTTATCGCCGGTGTCGATCCAGCACAGAACTTAATGCTGACGTCAATGTTGGCACTCTGTATTGCCTTAGCATCAGCGACTCAAGACATCGCAATCGATGCATACCGTATTGATACCTTTCCTAAATCTGAATCATCCAAACTGCCACAAGCCTCGGCAATGGCGGTGATTGGTTGGTGGACGGGCTATTCTCTTCCTGGTTACCTCGCATTTATCAATGCAGACAGTATCGGTTGGAATGGCGTCTACTACGGTATGGCGGCAATTGTAGGCATACTATTACTGTTTACCTTACTTGTTAGGGAACCGCAGACAAAACGCGACCAGTTACAGGCAGAAGCAGAAAAAAGACATGGTGAAGTGGTTAAAAATCCAATTCTCGCCTGGTTGAGCGTCACGGTACTTGAACCCTTTATCGACTTCTTTAGACGCAACGGTTTTAGAGTTGCGTTAACTCTATTGCTATTTGTCTTTTTGTTCAAAATTGGCGAGGCTTTTCTCGGGCGTATGTCGATCACCTTCTATAAAGAAATTGGGTTTAGCAATGAACAAATTGGCTACTACTCAAAACTCATTGGATGGGGATTAACCATGCTCTTCACTTTGATTGGCAGTATGGTCAACGTGAAATTCGGCATCGTACGAGGCTTAATGATAGGGGGCACCGCGATGGCAGCAAGTAACTTGATGTTTGCTTGGATTGCAAAAGTCGGCCCAAATGAGACCCTATTCCTTGCAACCTTGGTGGTAGATAATTTTACTTCCGCATTCTCGACCGTTGCTTTTGTTTCCTTCTTAACCGTCGTCACAGGTCAAGCATTCTCAGCGACCCAATATGCACTTTTGGCTTCGCTAGGTAATTTTGGTCGTACAACACTGGCTTCCTTTAGTGGTGAGTTGGTCGATTATCTCAATGACTGGTCGACCTTCTTTATCTTGACGGCTCTGATGGTTATCCCGAGCCTAATCATGCTTTACTCACTACGTCATTACTTTAGCGATATGCTCGAACGAGCCAGTAAACAACAAGATTAA
- a CDS encoding outer membrane protein OmpK yields MRKSLLALGVVAAVSAVPAQAEYLFGFGSMYIDYQKWGQGFGNDASNFGQEISERDQAVIGIEGGAVFDWGQIYGFYDYEGIDRAGDDRGASLKGTIHYNLTESGVSLYAQVYNTDKDKNPVLHEQNRVLGLGYTGLKGDGWGFTPFIGFHQVNTEGGVSGSNGGMFGYVGYYNTDIGGQNFTFSTWNELEFARNDEYAAIQSTDFASGVDSESWGLNGSLNAMWNVTDHISTGILYRYTVNKLARKDYQDILIYRIQYNF; encoded by the coding sequence ATGCGTAAATCACTTTTAGCTCTTGGCGTCGTAGCGGCAGTGTCAGCAGTGCCAGCTCAAGCTGAATACCTATTTGGTTTTGGTAGCATGTATATTGACTACCAAAAATGGGGACAAGGTTTCGGCAACGACGCTTCAAACTTTGGTCAAGAAATCTCCGAACGCGACCAAGCGGTTATTGGCATCGAAGGTGGGGCTGTATTCGATTGGGGTCAAATTTACGGCTTCTACGACTATGAAGGTATCGACCGTGCTGGTGATGACAGAGGTGCATCACTAAAAGGTACTATCCACTACAACCTAACTGAATCAGGTGTGAGCCTTTATGCTCAGGTTTATAACACCGACAAAGATAAGAACCCTGTTCTGCACGAGCAAAACCGCGTTCTTGGTCTTGGTTACACAGGCCTTAAAGGCGATGGATGGGGCTTTACGCCATTTATTGGTTTCCACCAAGTCAACACTGAAGGCGGTGTAAGTGGTAGTAATGGCGGTATGTTTGGTTACGTTGGTTACTACAACACTGATATTGGCGGTCAAAACTTTACGTTCTCAACTTGGAATGAACTTGAGTTCGCGCGCAACGATGAATATGCAGCAATTCAAAGTACTGACTTCGCATCTGGCGTAGATTCTGAAAGCTGGGGTCTAAATGGTAGCCTAAATGCAATGTGGAACGTTACTGACCATATCTCAACGGGTATCCTTTACCGTTACACAGTCAACAAACTCGCACGTAAAGACTACCAAGATATCTTAATCTACCGTATTCAATACAATTTCTAA
- a CDS encoding LON peptidase substrate-binding domain-containing protein — protein MSEIMLFPLGSVVLPEGKMRLRIFEPRYKRLVTEASKGDGTFGVCMFQRDDNSQDGELSVSGALVKIVDFESLDDGLLGITVVGMKRFQTTKVRVEPDGLRFAKVDWLPSWDVSSMTEEESYIGLQLQKVYAQFPQIGELYDQCFFDDAAWVSQRWLELLPVNLSQFDYLVRQKDCSEAMRFLSIVIEKE, from the coding sequence ATGTCGGAGATTATGCTTTTTCCGCTCGGTTCAGTTGTATTACCAGAAGGGAAAATGCGGCTGAGAATTTTCGAGCCTCGATATAAACGTTTAGTGACCGAAGCGAGCAAAGGAGATGGGACGTTTGGCGTTTGTATGTTTCAAAGAGATGATAATTCTCAAGATGGCGAGTTGTCGGTATCTGGGGCGCTGGTCAAAATTGTTGATTTTGAATCTTTAGACGACGGGCTCTTAGGCATCACGGTTGTCGGCATGAAGCGCTTTCAAACGACTAAGGTGAGAGTTGAGCCAGACGGATTGCGCTTCGCAAAGGTAGATTGGTTGCCTTCTTGGGATGTGAGTTCAATGACTGAGGAGGAGTCTTATATTGGACTACAATTGCAAAAGGTTTATGCGCAATTCCCTCAAATTGGGGAGTTGTATGACCAATGCTTTTTCGATGATGCGGCATGGGTTAGTCAGCGTTGGTTAGAGCTGTTGCCTGTCAATTTGTCGCAATTCGACTACCTAGTTCGACAAAAAGATTGCAGCGAAGCGATGCGTTTCTTATCTATAGTGATTGAGAAAGAGTGA
- a CDS encoding RNA polymerase sigma factor, producing MSTQDTNTFTRAEWSECMELVKQRDKDAFALIFNHFSPRLKQFAYKHMGNEQVSIELVQETMATVWQKCALFDGTKSSLSTWIYTIARNQCFDLLRKQKGRDAHVLADDIWPSDFLPPDLVEHYAPEHEMLKEQVLKFLDILPEAQRKVVQAVYLEELPHQQVADMFDIPLGTVKSRLRLAVEKLRNEIEAEQL from the coding sequence ATGAGTACACAAGATACGAACACATTCACGCGCGCCGAATGGTCCGAGTGTATGGAACTGGTGAAGCAACGAGATAAAGACGCCTTTGCGCTCATTTTTAACCACTTTTCTCCTCGCCTTAAGCAGTTTGCTTACAAGCACATGGGCAATGAGCAGGTGTCAATTGAGCTGGTTCAAGAAACGATGGCAACGGTGTGGCAAAAGTGTGCGCTCTTTGATGGCACCAAAAGCTCACTCTCAACATGGATCTACACGATTGCACGCAATCAGTGTTTCGATCTTCTGCGCAAGCAAAAAGGGCGAGATGCGCATGTGCTTGCCGATGATATTTGGCCGTCTGACTTTCTTCCACCTGATTTGGTCGAACACTATGCGCCGGAACACGAGATGTTGAAAGAACAGGTGTTGAAATTTTTAGATATTCTCCCTGAAGCGCAACGCAAAGTGGTGCAAGCCGTTTATTTGGAAGAACTGCCTCACCAACAAGTGGCTGACATGTTTGATATTCCTTTGGGGACAGTGAAGTCGCGCTTGCGTTTGGCTGTTGAAAAGTTACGAAATGAGATTGAGGCGGAGCAGTTATGA
- a CDS encoding ChrR family anti-sigma-E factor yields MSYHPSEDMLRAYVEGELDAANSFAVATHVEMCPSCKKLCAQLEEQAGMDLCASDVSATDDWTAMLDKIVALEEDPRPFKFNRKSRTVTVNDKQFKLPLSLSRFVDGIGEWKSYGGKVFSTEVNLGEEARVSLLYISEDVQIPQHTHKGLESTLVLHGGFSDEDGHYEVGDFMLKDASIKHSPFTKKGEDCLCLTVLTEPLLFTQGVARIFNMFGKGLYP; encoded by the coding sequence ATGAGTTATCACCCTAGCGAAGATATGTTGCGCGCCTATGTAGAGGGCGAGTTAGATGCGGCAAACAGTTTTGCAGTCGCGACCCATGTAGAGATGTGCCCAAGTTGCAAGAAACTCTGTGCTCAGTTGGAAGAGCAAGCCGGAATGGATTTGTGTGCCAGTGACGTGAGCGCCACTGATGACTGGACTGCGATGCTCGATAAGATTGTCGCGCTGGAGGAGGACCCGCGGCCGTTCAAGTTTAATCGCAAAAGCCGAACAGTGACAGTCAATGATAAGCAATTTAAATTACCTCTATCATTGAGCCGCTTTGTTGATGGTATCGGTGAGTGGAAGAGTTACGGTGGCAAAGTGTTTAGTACGGAGGTAAACCTCGGTGAGGAAGCGCGAGTTAGCTTGCTTTACATAAGTGAAGACGTGCAGATTCCGCAGCACACCCATAAAGGGCTTGAATCAACGCTGGTGCTTCATGGTGGCTTTAGTGATGAGGATGGTCACTACGAAGTGGGCGATTTCATGCTTAAAGATGCGTCGATAAAACATAGCCCGTTTACTAAGAAGGGCGAGGATTGCCTGTGTTTAACGGTGTTGACCGAGCCGCTGCTCTTTACTCAAGGGGTTGCTCGAATATTTAATATGTTTGGTAAAGGGTTGTACCCGTAG